In Oryza brachyantha chromosome 2, ObraRS2, whole genome shotgun sequence, a single window of DNA contains:
- the LOC102700118 gene encoding LOW QUALITY PROTEIN: actin-depolymerizing factor 1 (The sequence of the model RefSeq protein was modified relative to this genomic sequence to represent the inferred CDS: deleted 3 bases in 2 codons), producing the protein MGGGAHVGCTQRLWFPHTKEGTCLVKTPSPNVVASCKPPSPSPTLPPPPPPPPPPLYFASPFLSFRPSNLAPASRFRTFPPPPSPLPPCRASPSLTVARKEHEEGRGKEKKRRSSTMSNSASGMAVCDECKLKFQDLKAKRSFRFIVFKINEKVQQVVVDRLGQPGESYDDFSACLPADECRYAVFDFDFVTDENCQKSKIFFISWSPDTSRVRSKMLYASSKDRFKRELDGIQVELQATDPSEMSMDIIKSRAL; encoded by the exons ATGGGTGGTGGTGCGCATGTTGGTTGCACCCAGCGCCTATGGTTCCCACACACGAAGGAGGGGACGTGCTTGGTCAAA ACCCCCTCTCCGAACGTGGTGGCATCATGCAAGCCTCCATCTCCATCGCCAAcccttccccccccc cccccccccccccccccccccctataTTTTGcctcccccttcctctctttcAGGCCTTCAAATCTTGCTCCTGCTTCGCGTTTTCGCACAttccctcctcccccctctccccttcctccttgCAGGGCCTCTCCGTCTCTCACCGTCGCAAGGAAGGAACACGAGGAAGgaagaggaaaagagaaaaaaagaagatcatCAACCATG TCGAATTCGGCGTCGGGGATGGCCGTGTGCGACGAGTGCAAGCTCAAGTTCCAGGACCTCAAGGCGAAAAGGAGCTTCCGCTTCATCGTGTTCAAGATCAACGAGAAGGTgcagcaggtggtggtggacaGGTTGGGGCAGCCAGGAGAGAGCTACGATGATTTCAGCGCCTGCTTGCCCGCGGATGAGTGCCGCTACGCCGTGTTTGATTTTGACTTCGTCACTGATGAGAACTGCCAGAAGAGCAAGATATTCTTCATCTCCTG GTCTCCGGATACATCAAGGGTGAGGAGCAAGATGCTGTATGCTAGCTCCAAGGATCGGTTCAAGAGGGAGCTGGACGGCATCCAGGTGGAGCTGCAGGCTACCGATCCCAGCGAGATGAGCATGGACATCATAAAGTCGCGAGCCCTCTGA
- the LOC102710381 gene encoding LOW QUALITY PROTEIN: pentatricopeptide repeat-containing protein At5g39350-like (The sequence of the model RefSeq protein was modified relative to this genomic sequence to represent the inferred CDS: deleted 2 bases in 1 codon), producing the protein MKPSPLPQQCLALTIFHSKKTTPLAHAAAAAQLHALLLTSGHLLRFQGLHPLFMVYCICGRPSSAHKLLAQMPQPTPVSFSNSLLRSYTALGCHREALAVYSAMRAFDHLTFPFTAKACAGLRLGRNGRAVHCRALAAGFGGDTYVQNALISMYMICGDVDAAEAVFGASRNRTAVSWNAVIAGCVKNGYAERALEVFGDMVADGVEIDRATIVSVLPACAQAKDLNTGRSVHRLVEVEGLGDYVAVKNVLIDMYGKCRSLEDARRVFDHCKHDKNVITWTAMIGAYMLNDHAFEAISLGCQMLMSGVVWPNGVTMVYLLSACANIPSGKHATCTHALCIRLGLGSDIAVETAVIDTYARCGKMKLMGLTFERGSRRAETWNAALSGYTINGQEKKAIELFKQMVAESVPPDSATMASILPAYAESADLKQGKNIHCILLTLGFLRSADIATGLINVYAKAGELDAASALFHRLPEKDVVAWTTVIAGYGMHGHAQTAILLYGRMVESGVKPNTVTVATLLYACSHAGMIDEGLRLFEDMREVHGLMPSSEHYACLVDMLGRAGRIEEAYCLIQNMPFEASASVWGALLGACVLHKNVEFGEVAAKSLFQIDPENTGNYVLLGNIYAAVNRWRDVQDVRRMMVERGLIKEPGSSLVEATARSEQCRTAML; encoded by the exons ATGAAACCCAGCCCACTTCCCCAGCAATGCCTCGCGCTTACCATCTTCCACTCGAAGAAGACGACCCCGCTtgctcacgccgccgccgccgcccaactCCACGCGCTCCTCCTCACGTCCGGACACCTCCTCCGCTTTCAGGGCCTCCATCCGCTCTTCATGGTCTACTGCATCTGTGGCCGTCCCTCCAGCGCCCACAAGCTGCTCGCGCAAATGCCCCAACCAACTCCGGTTTCCTTCTCCAACTCACTGCTCCGTTCGTACACCGCCCTCGGCTGCCACCGGGAGGCTCTCGCTGTTTACTCGGCGATGCGAGCCTTCGACCACCTCACCTTCCCCTTCACCGCCAAGGCATGCGCCGGCCTTCGCCTTGGTCGCAATGGGCGTGCCGTGCACTGCCGGGCGCTCGCCGCTGGCTTCGGCGGCGACACGTACGTGCAGAACGCGCTCATTTCCATGTACATGATCTGCGGCGACGTGGACGCTGCGGAGGCGGTGTTCGGGGCGTCGCGGAACCGGACAGCCGTGTCCTGGAACGCGGTCATCGCCGGATGCGTCAAGAACGGCTACGCGGAGAGGGCGCTGGAAGTGTTCGGCGACATGGTCGCTGATGGCGTCGAGATTGACCGTGCCACGATTGTATCTGTGCTGCCAGCCTGTGCGCAAGCCAAGGACTTGAACACTGGGAGATCCGTGCATCGGCTTGTTGAAGTGGAAGGCTTGGGGGATTATGTTGCGGTAAAGAACGTCTTGATTGACATGTATGGGAAATGCAGGAGCTTGGAGGATGCACGAAGGGTGTTTGATCACTGCAAACatgataaaaatgttattactTGGACAGCGATGATTGGCGCTTATATGCTTAATGACCATGCTTTCGAGGCCATTTCTCTTGGTTGTCAGATGCTGATGTCTGGGGTAGTATGGCCCAATGGAGTGACAATGGTGTATCTGCTCTCAGCATGCGCCAACATTCCGTCAGGGAAGCATGCCACATGTACACATGCGCTGTGTATTAGACTTGGGCTTGGATCAGACATTGCTGTTGAGACTGCGGTCATCGACACTTATGCGAGGTGTGGTAAGATGAAGCTGATGGGATTGACATTTGAGAGGGGCTCACGGCGTGCAGAAACATGGAATGCAGCCTTGTCTGGTTATACCATCAATGGACAGGAGAAGAAAGCTATAGAATTGTTCAAGCAGATGGTTGCAGAATCGGTGCCCCCTGACTCAGCTACAATGGCAAGCATCCTGCCGGCCTATGCAGAATCTGCAGACCTGAAACAAGGGAAGAACATCCACTGTATCTTACTGACTCTCGGATTCCTCAGGAGTGCAGATATTGCCACTGGTTTAATCAATGTCTATGCCAAGGCTGGTGAATTGGACGCTGCGTCGGCGCTCTTCCATCGGCTACCTGAGAAGGACGTTGTTGCCTGGACGACGGTCATTGCCGGGTACGGTATGCATGGACACGCCCAAACTGCCATTCTGCTATACGGCAGAATGGTGGAGTCAGGAGTGAAGCCGAATACCGTGACTGTCGCCACCTTGCTGTACGCTTGCAGCCACGCCGGCATGATAGACGAAGGCCTTCGGCTGTTTGAGGACATGCGTGAAGTCCATGGTTTGATGCCCAGTAGCGAGCACTACGCGTGCCTGGTTGACATGCTTGGTCGTGCTGGGAGGATTGAGGAGGCTTACTGTCTCATccaaaatatgccatttgagGCGAGTGCCTCGGTATGGGGTGCCCTTCTAGGCGCCTGTGTTCTACACAAAAATGTCGAGTTCGGGGAGGTTGCGGCAAAGAGTTTATTTCAGATTGATCCAGAGAACACCGGAAATTACGTACTGCTTGGTAACATATATGCTGCGGTTAACAGATGGAGGGATGTTCAGGATGTCCGGAGAATGATGGTGGAAAGGGGCCTCATCAAAGAGCCCGGATCTAGTTTGGTTGAGGCAACT GCAAGATCTGAACAATGCCGAACAGCAATGCTATAG
- the LOC102700403 gene encoding FT-interacting protein 3-like, translating to MAGDVLPRSFVMPPNSEFGIREINPGPGLAGSGPGGAYELVERMEYLYVRVVKARGLKWAGDLEPFAELRLGGYSCTTRHVGKTASPEWDDVFAFARERIHAPFLDVFVRGRGFAKEDHVGSTRLDLGILPDAPASVQPDSSPAPQWYPAFDRRGELRGEVMMAVWFGTQKDSYFDSAVHADAAFPVDDKLAAHIKHIRYDVPRLCYVRVKVIEVRDIVFADKARVGEVFVRSRVLGQVHRTRTSMDHRWRDEENGHLFVAAAPFKDYLNMSVVGIKNGKEEVIGHVNVLLDNFERRCDTRPISPRWFYLMQPEGAAKADKYSAKISVVLCLECGYKVLSEPVHYLSDVRPAARERERERACIGLVELGIREASLTATRTRDGRGSCDAYCVAKYGVKWYRTRTVTDSLSPRFHQQYHWEVHDHCTVLTVAVFHNSQIGDKGGLVAGDPVKDVLLGKVRIRLSTLETGRTYAYAYPLISLHGGGVRKTGELRLAVRFSSTSALGLLQTYAQPHLPAMHYHRPLAVVQQEMLRREAVTAIAHRLGRMDPPLRRECVEHLCESHALRWSMRRSKAHFFRLAEALEPLSAASTWFHHVCRWTNPVTTVAVHVIFTMLVCCPGLLLPTFFLYKFLLGMRNYLSRPKHPWHVDTRVSHAETALPDELDEEFDKFPTGRPPEVVRMRYDKLRSLNARIQEIVGDIATHAERARCVMTWRDPRATALYLLGCLCLTVITFSVPFQAVALLTGLYLMRHPVLRQRLPDVVANFFRRLPCKVDCLL from the exons atggccggcgacgtgctgccgAGGTCATTTGTCATGCCGCCGAACAGCGAGTTCGGGATCAGGGAGATCAACCCCGGCCCCGGCCTCGCCGGCTCCGGGCCTGGCGGGGCGTACGAGCTCGTCGAGAGGATGGAGTACCTCTACGTGCGCGTCGTCAAGGCGAGGGGGCTCAAGTGGGCCGGCGACCTCGAGCCGTTCGCGGAGCTGAGGCTCGGGGGCTACTCCTGCACCACGCGCCACGTCGGGAAGACGGCGAGCCCCGAGTGGGACGACGTGTTCGCGTTCGCGCGGGAGAGGATACACGCGCCGTTCCTGGACGTGTTCGTCCGGGGCCGGGGCTTCGCCAAGGAGGACCACGTCGGCAGCACGCGCCTGGACCTGGGTATCCTCCCCGACGCGCCGGCGAGCGTGCAGCCCgacagctcgccggcgccgcagtGGTACCCCGCCTTCGACAGGAGAGGGGAGCTCCGAGGCGAGGTGATGATGGCCGTGTGGTTCGGCACGCAGAAAGACAGCTACTTCGACTCGGCCGTGCACGCGGACGCGGCGTTCCCCGTGGACGACAAGCTCGCGGCGCACATCAAGCACATACGCTACGACGTGCCACGCCTGTGCTACGTGCGCGTTAAAGTCATCGAGGTCCGCGACATCGTCTTCGCGGACAAGGCCCGCGTCGGCGAGGTGTTCGTCCGGTCGCGCGTACTGGGACAGGTGCACAGGACGAGGACGTCCATGGACCACCGCTGGAGAGACGAGGAAAATGGCCACCTGTTcgtggccgccgcgccgttcaAGGACTACCTCAATATGTCCGTCGTGGGCATCAAGAACGGCAAGGAGGAGGTCATCGGCCATGTCAACGTTCTGCTCGACAACTTCGAACGTCGGTGTGACACCCGCCCGATTAGCCCGAGATG GTTTTATTTGATGCAGCCGGAGGGAGCCGCCAAGGCTGACAAGTACTCTGCCAAGATTAGCGTCGTTCTTTGCCTCGAATGCGGGTACAAGGTGCTGTCGGAGCCGGTCCACTACCTGAGCGAcgtccggccggcggcgcgtgagcgggagcgggagcgggcgTGCATTGGCCTCGTCGAGCTCGGCATCCGCGAGGCCTCCCTCACCGCGACGCGTACGCGCGACGGCCGAGGCTCATGCGACGCGTACTGCGTCGCCAAGTACGGGGTGAAGTGGTACCGCACGCGCACCGTCACCGACAGCCTCTCGCCGCGGTTCCACCAGCAGTACCACTGGGAGGTGCACGACCACTGCACCGtgctcaccgtcgccgtcttcCACAACTCCCAGATAGGGGACAAGGGCGGCCTCGTGGCCGGCGACCCCGTCAAGGATGTCCTCCTCGGCAAGGTGCGGATCCGGCTGTCGACGCTCGAGACCGGCCGCACCTACGCCTACGCCTACCCGCTCATATccctccacggcggcggcgtcaggAAGACGGGCGAGCTCCGGCTCGCCGTACGTTTCTCCAGCACGTCGGCGCTGGGCCTGCTCCAGACGTACGCGCAGCCGCACCTTCCGGCGATGCACTACCACCGCCCGCTGGCCGTCGTGCAGCAGGAGATGCTGCGGCGGGAGGCGGTCACGGCCATCGCGCACCGGCTGGGGCGGATGGACCCGCCGCTGCGCCGGGAGTGCGTCGAGCACCTCTGCGAGTCGCACGCGCTGCGGTGGAGCATGCGGCGCAGCAAGGCCCACTTCTTCCGCCTCGCCGAGGCGCTGGAGCCGCTGTCCGCGGCGAGCACGTGGTTCCACCACGTCTGCCGCTGGACGAACCCGGTCACCACGGTCGCGGTCCACGTCATCTTCACCATGCTCGTGTGCTGCCCGGGCCTCCTCCTGCCCACCTTCTTCCTGTACAAGTTCCTGCTGGGCATGCGGAACTACCTGAGCCGGCCGAAGCACCCGTGGCACGTGGACACGAGGGTGTCGCACGCCGAGACGGCGCTCCCCGACGAGCTCGACGAGGAGTTCGACAAGTTCCCGACGGGGCGGCCACCGGAGGTGGTGCGGATGAGGTACGACAAGCTGAGGAGTCTCAACGCGCGGATACAGGAGATCGTCGGGGACATCGCGACGCACGCCGAGCGCGCGCGGTGCGTGATGACATGGCGGGACCCCCGGGCCACGGCCCTGTACCTGCTGGGCTGCCTGTGCCTTACCGTGATCACGTTCTCGGTGCCGTTCCAGGCGGTGGCGCTGTTGACTGGTCTCTACCTGATGCGGCACCCGGTTCTCCGGCAGAGGCTGCCTGACGTGGTGGCCAACTTCTTCCGACGACTTCCCTGCAAGGTGGACTGCCTACTTTAG